In Perognathus longimembris pacificus isolate PPM17 chromosome 3, ASM2315922v1, whole genome shotgun sequence, a single window of DNA contains:
- the Podnl1 gene encoding podocan-like protein 1 → MQLSVLLLLLLGPPSALASEDPTFPHPGESSQPPPRACPWRCSCPREDTVDCAGLDLQVFPDNITRAARYLNLQNNQLQQLPYNDLSRLSSLRTLDLHGNLLSSEGLPDEAFESLTQLQHIYVAHNKLSAAPQFLPRTLRVADLAANQLVEIFPLTFGEKPALRSVYLHNNQLSNAGLPPDAFRGSEAIGTLSLSSNQLSYLPPSLPASLERLHLQNNLISKVPRGALSRQTRLRELFLQHNQLTDSSLDATTFSKLHSLEYLDLSYNQLTTVPLGLPQTLVVLHLGRNRIRQVEAGRLKGARGLRYLLLQHNELGGSGLPPKVLRPLRDLHTLHLYGNKLNRMPRGLPHCLQVLVMPHNHVATLGARDLAATPSLAELNLAYNRLASAGLHRRAFHPLRALHSLDLAGNQLTQLPSGLPASLRVLQLPHNQLRALEPEPLAGLAQLRELSLAHNQLHIGDIGQGTWHELPELQVLDLSHNMLSFVPPDLPEALEELHLQGNRISHVGPEAFLCTPRLRALFLRDNRLHLTSISAEAFVGLRHLRVVDTAGNPEQVLVRMPPLAPHQPQAGRSRHSGPPRSSTDSPASS, encoded by the exons ATG CAGTTAagtgtgctgctgctgctgctgctgggcccCCCATCGGCCCTGGCATCGGAAGACCCCACCTTCCCCCATCCTGGGGAGAGCTCAcagcccccaccccgggcctGTCCCTGGCGCTGCTCCTGTCCCCGGGAGGACACAGTGGACTGCGCGGGTCTGGACCTCCAGGTGTTCCCAGACAACATCACCAGGGCTGCTAGATACCTCAACCTACAG AACAACCAGCTCCAGCAGCTTCCATATAATGATCTGTCCCGCCTCAGCAGCCTGAGAACCCTGGATCTGCATGGCAATCTCCTCTCCTCCGAGG gcctgcccgACGAAGCCTTCGAATCACTTACCCAACTCCAACACATCTATGTGGCCCACAATAAG CTCTCGGCAGCCCCCCAGTTCCTGCCCCGCACCCTGCGTGTCGCAGACCTGGCTGCCAATCAACTTGTGGAGATTTTCCCACTCACTTTTGGGGAGAAGCCGGCTCTCAG GTCAGTGTATCTACACAATAACCAGCTGAGCAACGCAGGCCTGCCGCCTGACGCCTTCCGGGGCTCAGAGGCCATCGGCACCCTCAGCCTCTCCAGCAACCAGCTCAGCTACTTGCCACCCAGCCTGCCTGCCTCGCTGGAGCGCCTTCACCtacag AACAACCTCATCTCTAAAGTGCCTCGCGGAGCCCTGAGCCGTCAGACCCGCCTCCGAGAGCTGTTTCTCCAGCACAATCAGTTGACAGACAGCAGCTTGGATGCTACTACCTTCAG CAAGCTTCACAGTTTGGAGTATCTGGACCTATCCTACAACCAGCTGACCACAGTGCCCCTTGGCCTGCCCCAGACCCTGGTTGTGCTGCACTTGGGCCGAAACCGCATCCGGCAGGTAGAGGCTGGCCGGCTAAAGGGGGCAAGGGGCCTGCGGTATCTGCTGCTTCAACACAATGAACTGGGGGGCTCAGGGTTGCCCCCCAAGGTGCTGCGGCCTCTGCGGGACCTACACACACTGCACCTCTACGGGAACAAGCTGAACCGCATGCCCCGGGGGCTGCCCCACTGCCTGCAGGTGCTGGTGATGCCACATAACCACGTGGCGACGCTGGGCGCCCGGGACCTGGCTGCCACGCCTAGCCTGGCCGAGCTCAATCTGGCCTACAACCGCCTGGCCAGTGCTGGCCTGCACCGCCGCGCCTTCCACCCACTGCGCGCCCTGCACAGCCTGGACCTGGCGGGAAACCAGCTGACCCAGCTGCCCTCGGGGCTACCTGCCAGCCTGCGTGTCCTGCAGCTGCCCCACAACCAGCTGCGGGCCCTGGAGCCTGAGCCGCTGGCCGGCCTGGCCCAGCTGCGGGAGCTCAGCCTGGCACACAACCAGCTCCACATTGGGGACATCGGGCAGGGCACCTGGCACGAGCTTCCAGAGCTCCAG GTGCTGGACCTGAGTCACAACATGCTGTCCTTTGTGCCCCCCGACCTGCCTGAGGCCCTGGAGGAGCTGCACCTGCAGGGCAACCGCATCAGCCACGTGGGTCCCGAGGCCTTCCTTTGCACACCACGCTTGCGCGCCCTCTTCCTCAG AGACAACAGGTTGCACCTGACCAGCATCTCAGCTGAGGCCTTCGTGGGGCTCAGGCACCTGCGTGTGGTGGACACTGCGGGGAACCCCGAGCAGGTCCTGGTCCGGATGCCGCCCTTAGCCCCACACCAGCCACAGGCAGGGCGCTCCAGACACTCGGGGCCACCAAGGAGCAGCACAGATAGCCCAGCCTCATCGTGA
- the Dcaf15 gene encoding LOW QUALITY PROTEIN: DDB1- and CUL4-associated factor 15 (The sequence of the model RefSeq protein was modified relative to this genomic sequence to represent the inferred CDS: deleted 2 bases in 1 codon) gives MAPSSKSERNSGAGSGGSGGGGPGGAGGKRAAGRRREHVLKQLERVKISGQLSPRLFRKLPPRVCVSLKSIVDENFLYAGHIFLGFSKCGRYVLSYTSSSSDDDFSFYIYHLYWWEFNVHSKLKLVRQVRLFQDEEIYSDLYLTVCEWPSDASKVIVFGFNTRSANGMLLNMMMMSDENHRDIYVSTVAVPPAGRCAACQDAGRAHPGDPSAHCLQHGFMLHTKYQVVYPFPTFQPAFQLKKDHVVLLNTSYSLVACAVSVHSAGESSFCQILYDHRASPPASPGPPAPPSPASPPALPALSPEAVPAPPGVPEPSPAIAKAKEFVADIFRRAKEAKGAAPEPTRPPSSPGPSGSRSPAPSEPPAPGGEGGARDSDPCWVPAPAPEPGYVNYTKLHYGLESGEGGESGHEFQDDKISLPFVVTDLRGRHLRPMREQTAAQGQCLTVEQLTLDFEYVINEVIRHDATWGHQFCSFSDYDIVILEVCPETNQVLINIGLLLLAFPAPIKEGQLRPKTYHTSLKVAWDLNTGIFETVSVGDLTEVKGQTSGSVWSSYRKSCVDMVMKWLVPEGSGRYVNRMTNEALHKGCSLKVLADSERYTWIVL, from the exons ATGGCGCCCAGCTCGAAATCGGAGCGTAACAGCGGGGCCGGGAGCGGCGGcagtggcggcggcggcccggggggagcaggggggaagcgggcggcggggcggcggcgggaacACGTCCTCAAACAGCTGGAGCGAGTGAAG ATCAGCGGGCAGCTTTCCCCTCGCCTTTTCCGGAAGCTGCCACCCCGAGTCTGCGTGTCCCTCAAGAGCATCGTGGATGAGAACTTTCTCTATGCAgg ACACATCTTCCTGGGCTTTTCCAAGTGTGGCCGCTACGTGCTGTCCTACACCAGCAGCAGCAGTGACGATGACTTCTCCTTCTACATCTACCACTTGTACTGGTGGGAGTTCAACGTCCATAGCAAGCTCAAGCTG GTCCGGCAGGTGCGGCTCTTCCAGGATGAGGAGATCTACAGTGACCTGTACCTGACAGTGTGCGAGTGGCCCAGCGATGCCTCCAAGGTCATCGTGTTTGGCTTCAA CACTCGCTCCGCCAACGGGATGCTCCTGAACATGATGATGATGAGTGACGAGAACCACCGCGACATCTACGTCAGCACGGTGGCCGTGCCGCCCGCGGGCCGCTGTGCCGCCTGCCAAGACGCTGGCCGCGCGCACCCGG GCGACCCGAGCGCGCATTGCTTGCAACACGGCTTCATGCTGCACACCAAGTACCAGGTGGTCTACCCCTTCCCCACCTTCCAGCCTGCCTTTCAGCTCAAGAAGGACCACGTGGTCCTGCTGAACACCAGCTATTCCCTGGTGGCCTGCGCCGTCTCCGTGCACTCTGCAG GAGAGAGCAGCTTCTGCCAAATTCTGTATGACCACAGAGCCTCGCCCCCAGCCtcgcccggccccccggccccccccagccccgcgtcccccccagccctccccgcccTCAGCCCCGAGGCCGTCCCAGCCCCACCCGGGGTCCCCGAGCCCTCACCTGCCATCGCCAAAGCCAAGGAGTTCGTGGCTGACATCTTCCGCCGGGCCAAAGAGGCCAAGGGGGCAGCCCCCGAGCCCACCCGGCCGCCCTCCAGCCCTGGCCCCTCGGGCAGCCGCAGCCCCGCCCCGTCCGAGCCCCcggccccgggcggggaggggggagcccggGACAGCGACCCGTGCTGG GTGCCCGCACCCGCGCCTGAGCCGGGCTATGTCAACTACACCAAGCTGCACTACGGGCTGGAgtccggggagggcggggagtcCGGCCACG AGTTCCAGGACGACAAGATCTCCCTGCCCTTCGTGGTGACAGACCTCCGCGGCCGGCACCTGCGGCCCATGCGGGAACAGACAGCCGCCCAG GGCCAGTGCCTGACAGTGGAGCAGCTCACGCTGGACTTTGAGTATGTCATCAACGAGGTCATCCGCCACGACGCCACCTGGGGCCACCAGTTCTGCTCCTTCAGCGACTACGACATTGTCATCCTGGAG GTCTGCCCTGAGACCAACCAGGTCCTCATCAACATCGGCCTGCTGCTCCTGGCCTTCCCTGCACCCATCAAGGAGGGACAGCTGCG ACCAAAGACCTACCACACCAGCCTCAAGGTGGCCTGGGACCTCAACACCGGCATCTTCGAGACCGTCAGCGTGGGTGACCTCACAGAGGTCAAAGGGCAAACCAG TGGCAGCGTGTGGAGCTCGTACCGCAAGAGCTGCGTGGACATGGTCATGAAGTGGCTGGTGCCCGAGGGCAGCGGCCGCTACGTCAACAGGATGACCAACGAGGCGCTGCACAAAG GGTGCTCGCTGAAGGTGCTGGCAGACAGCGAGCGGTACACGTGGATCGTGCTGTGA